From the Homo sapiens chromosome 1, GRCh38.p14 Primary Assembly genome, one window contains:
- the MIB2 gene encoding E3 ubiquitin-protein ligase MIB2 isoform X6 yields MRWKCRVCLDYDLCTQCYMHNKHELAHAFDRYETAHSRPVTLSPRQGLPRIPLRGIFQGAKVVRGPDWEWGSQDGGEGKPGRVVDIRGWDVETGRSVASVTWADGTTNVYRVGHKGKVDLKCVGEAAGGFYYKDHLPRLGKPAELQRRVSADSQPFQHGDKVKCLLDTDVLREMQEGHGGWNPRMAEHHSFWVGDVVRVIGDLDTVKRLQAGHGEWTDDMAPALGRVGKVVKVFGDGNLRVAVAGQRWTFSPSCLVAYRPEEDANLDVAERARENKSSLSVALDKLRAQKSDPEHPGRLVVEVALGNAARALDLLRRRPEQVDTKNQGRTALQVAAYLGQVELIRLLLQARAGVDLPDDEGNTALHYAALGNQPEATRVLLSAGCRADAINSTQSTALHVAVQRGFLEVVRALCERGCDVNLPDAHSDTPLHSAISAGTGASGIVEVLTEVPNIDVTATNSQGFTLLHHASLKGHALAVRKILARARQLVDAKKEDGFTALHLAALNNHREVAQILIREGRCDVNVRNRKLQSPLHLAVQQAHVGLVPLLVDAGCSVNAEDEEGDTALHVALQRHQLLPLVADGAGGDPGPLQLLSRLQASGLPGSAELTVGAAVACFLALEGADVSYTNHRGRSPLDLAAEGRVLKALQGCAQRFRERQAGGGAAPGPRQTLGTPNTVTNLHVGAAPGPEAAECLVCSELALLVLFSPCQHRTVCEECARRMKKCIRCQVVVSKKLRPDGSEVASAAPAPGPPRQLVEELQSRYRQMEERITCPICIDSHIRLVFQCGHGACAPCGSALSACPICRQPIRDRIQIFV; encoded by the exons ATGCGCTGGAAGTGCCGTGTGTGCCTGGACTACGACCTCTGCACGCAGTGCTACATGCACAACAAGCATGAGCTCGCCCACGCCTTCGACCGCTACGAGACCGCTCACTCGCGCCC TGTCACACTGAGTCCCCGCCAGGGCCTCCCGAGGATCCCACTAAGGGGCATCTTCCAGGGAGCGAAGGTGGTGCGAGGCCCCGACTGGGAGTGGGGCTCACAGGATG gaggggaagggaaaCCGGGCCGTGTGGTGGACATCCGTGGCTGGGATGTGGAGACAGGCCGGAGTGTGGCCAGCGTGACGTGGGCTGATGGTACCACCAATGTGTACCGTGTGGGCCACAAGGGCAAGGTGGACCTCAAGTGTGTGGGCGAGGCAGCGGGCGGCTTCTACTACAAGGACCACCTCCCAAGGCTCG GCAAGCCGGCGGAGCTGCAGCGCAGGGTGAGTGCTGACAGCCAGCCCTTCCAGCACGGGGACAAGGTCAAGTGTCTGCTGGACACTGATGTCCTGCGGGAGATGCAGGAAGGCCACGGCGGCTGGAACCCCAGGATGGCGGAG CACCACTCCTTCTGGGTGGGCGACGTGGTCCGGGTCATCGGCGACCTTGACACAGTGAAGCggctgcaggctgggcatggcgaGTGGACGGACGACATGGCCCCT GCCCTGGGCCGCGTCGGGAAGGTGGTGAAAGTGTTTGGAGACGGGAACCTGCGTGTAGCAGTCGCTGGTCAGCGGTGGACCTTCAGCCCCTCCTGCCTGGTGGCCTACCGGCCCGAGGAGGATGCCAACCTGGACGTGGCCGAGCGCGCCCGGGAGAACAAAA GCTCACTGAGCGTGGCCCTGGACAAGCTTCGGGCCCAGAAGAGTGACCCAGAGCACCCGGGAAGGCTGGTGGTGGAGGTGGCGCTGGGTAACGCAGCCCGGGCTCTGGACCTGCTGCGGAGGCGCCCAGAGCAG GTGGACACCAAGAACCAAGGCAGGACCGCTCTGCAAGTGGCTGCCTACCTGGGCCAGGTGGAGTTGATACGGCTGCTGCTACAAGCCAGGGCGGGCGTGGACCTGCCGGACGACGAGGGCAACACGGCACTGCACTACGCGGCCCTGGG GAACCAGCCCGAGGCCACCAGGGTGCTCCTGAGTGCTGGGTGCCGGGCGGACGCCATCAACAGCACCCAGAGCACAGCACTGCACGTGGCCGTGCAGAggggcttcctggaggtggtgCGGGCCCTGTGTGAGCGCGGCTGTGACGTCAACCTGCCC GACGCCCACTCGGACACGCCCCTGCACTCCGCCATCTCGGCGGGCACTGGAGCCAGCGGCATTGTCGAGGTCCTCACGGAGGTGCCAAACATCGATGTTACCGCCACCAACAGCCAGGGTTTCACCCTGCTGCACCATGCCTCCCTCAAGGGTCACGCGCT AGCTGTGAGAAAGATTCTGGCTCGGGCGCGGCAGCTGGTGGACGCCAAGAAGGAGGACGGCTTCACGGCGCTGCATCTGGCTGCCCTCAACAACCACCGCGAGGTGGCCCAGATCCTCATCCGGGAG ggcCGCTGTGACGTGAACGTGCGCAACCGGAAGCTGCAGTCCCCGCTGCATCTCGCCGTGCAACAGGCCCACGTGGGGCTGGTGCCGCTACTGGTGGACGCTGGGTGCAGTGTCAACGCCGAGGACGAGGAGGGGGACACAGCCCTGCACGTGGCGCTGCAGCGTCATCAGCTGCTGCCCCTGGTGGCTGATGGGGCCGGGGGGGACCCAGGGCCCTTGCAGCTGCTGTCCAGG CTACAGGCCTCGGGCCTCCCCGGCAGCGCGGAGCTGACGGTGGGCGCGGCGGTCGCCTGCTTCCTGGCGCTGGAGGGCGCCGACGTGAGCTACACCAACCACCGCGGTCGGAGCCCGCTGGACCTGGCCGCCGAGGGTCGCGTGCTCAAGGCCCTTCAGGGCTGCGCCCAGCGCTTCCG GGAGCGGCAGGCGGGCGGGGGCGCGGCCCCGGGCCCCAGGCAAACGCTCGGGACCCCCAACACCGTGACGAACCTGCACGTGGGCGCCGCGCCGGGGCCCGAGGCCGCTGAGTGCCTGGTGTGCTCCGAGCTGGCGCTGCTGGTGCTGTTCTCGCCGTGCCAGCACCGCACCGTGTGTGAGG AGTGCGCGCGCAGGATGAAGAAGTGCATCAGGTGCCAGGTGGTCGTCAGCAAGAAACTGCGCCCAG ACGGCTCTGAGGTGGCGagcgccgcccccgcccccggcccgccgCGCCAGCTGGTGGAGGAGCTGCAGAGCCGCTACCGGCAGATGGAGGAACGCATCACCTGCCCCATCTGCATCGACAGCCACATCCGCCTCGTGTTCCAGTGCGGCCACGGCGCATGCGCCCCCTGCGGCTCCGCGCTCAGCGCCTGCCCCATCTGCCGCCAGCCCATCCGCGACCGCATCCAGATCTTCGTGTGA